GCGCAGCCATGAAACACGGACTCCCTCGCCCGCGCGGCGTGGCGGACGGCGTTCCCGCCGAGGCCATCGGGCTGCGCACCATTCCCCAGTGGCCCGAAGGCGAGCGACCACGCGAGCGCCTGCTTCGCCACGGCGTCGGCGCGTTGTCCGACGCCGAGCTGATCGCCGTGCTGCTGGGTAACGGCTCGGTCGGCCGCGATGCCGTCGCCACCGCCCGTGCGCTTCTGGGCGAGGCGGGCAGTCTCGGCCGCCTGCTCGCCGATCCCGACCACATGCCGACCGTTCGCGGCGTGGGTCCGGCCAAGCGCGCGCGCATCGTCGCGGCGCTCGAACTCGCTCGCCGTTCGCTGGGCGAGGGGCTGGCCGAGTTGCCGCGGGTGCGGAGTCCCACCGACAGCGCCGATTACCTCAAGGCGCGGCTGCGTCACCTCCCCTACGAGGCCTTCGCCTGCCTGTTCCTCGACACGCGACACCGCATCCTCGCCTACGAGGAACTGTTCCGCGGCACCATCGACGCGGCCAACGTGTATCCCCGCGAGGTGGTGCGCGCCTGCCTGCGGCATCACGCCTGCGCGGTGATCCTTGCCCACAACCATCCCTCGGGCATCGCCGAACCCAGCCGCGCGGACCGGGAGATCACCCGCGTGCTGGTCGACGCGCTTGGCCTGATCGACGTGCGCGTGCTCGACCATCTCATCATCGGCCACGATGACCCGGTGTCGATGGCCGCACGCGGCCTGCTCTGAACGACACGCATCCGCCGACCTACGCGTCGGCGCGATTCAACTCGGCGATGTAGGCATCCAGTTCCTGGCGGCTGGCGAGCCGCCGGGTCTCCGCCGTGCCGAAGCCGATTTCGGTCTCGCCGGCCGCCAGGCGTTCGAACGTGGCATCCGCGAAGGCGTCGAGGTCCACGCCGGCCGCTCCACCGGTGAAGTCGGTCCTGACACTGGGCGGCACGATCTCGACGACGTCGATCACCGTGTTCCGCGACTGGAGGCGCAGGCTGACGGTCAGGGAATGCAGGGCGGCCTTCGTCAGGCTGTAGGTCGGCAACGCGGCGAAGGGCGTGAAGGCGAGACCGGAGGTCACATTGACCACCGCGGCCGACGGCCGCGTGGCGAAGTGCGGCAGGAGCAGCATGGAAAGGTGCATCGGCGCGTCGAGGTTGGTGGCCAGCTCGGCCCGATGCGACGCCCAGTCCTGCGCCTCCAGGAAGGGCGGATGACGCTGACCGATGCCCGCGTTGTTGACGAGCACGTCGAGTCCGGGAAAACGCGCGAGCGCCTCCTCCACCAGGGCGATGCGTCCCGCCTCGCTGGAAACGTCGCCGGGGAGCACGTCCAGGCCGGGCGTGGACCGTTGCGCCGCCAGCAACGTGTCGACGCGTCGGCCGGCGGCGACCACGCGGCTTCCGTGTGCCAGAAAACGTTTGGCGAGGGCCAGGCCGATGCCCGTGCCGCCACCGGTGATGAGTACCGTCCGACCCGCGATCCGCATTGAAAATCTCCTCGAAAAGGTGGCCGGCAGTATGAAATCGAGGGGCTTCGGGCTGGATACCGGAACCTGGCCGTTTCTTGCCCGATCCTGCTCGCCTGGCTAAGGTCGTCGCACCTGACCGCGAAAGAGAAGGGCATGCCGGAGTCACTGCCGGATATCCTGCTGCGCCACACGAAGGGCCAGCCGGAGCAAGGCGCCTATGCGACGGCCGTCGACGGGCTGACCATCCTGCGCTCCGATCACCCGAAGCCGCCGACCTACCGGGTGTCCCGTCCCGGGCTATGCGTCGTCGCTCAGGGTGCGAAGTGGGCGGCCTTCGGTGACGACAGGCTCGAATACCGGGCGGGACAGGCCCTGTTGATCGGCGTGGAGACCCCTTCGATCGGACGGGTGGTCGAGGCGAGTCCCGACCGCCCCTGCCTCGTCCTGATGATCGAGCTGGACGTCGCGCTGCTCCGAGGCGTCGCGGAGGACATGGCCCCGCCGCCCCGGGCCAGCGCCAAGCCGTGCCGAGGCGTCTTCGTCACGGACTTCCAGGGCGCCCTCGCCGACTGCGTCCTGCGCCTGGCCCGATTGCTCGATACGCCCCGGGCGATTCCGCCGCTCCTCCCCGGCATCCTGCGCGAGATGTGCTACTGGCTTCTCGCCGGACCGCACGCCGGCGACGTCGCGCGAATCGCGCTGGCCGGCAGCCCGACGCGCCCTGTCGTCGACGCCATGCAGCACCTGCGCGAGCGGTTCAGGGAGCCCGTCCGTATCGCCGAACTGGCCGCGCTCGCGCGGATGAGCGCCTCGGCCTTCCATCGCCAGTTCAAGGCGCTGACCTCCCTCACCCCCTTGCAGTATCAGAAACGGCTACGCCTGATGGAGGCGCGCCGCCTCATGATCGTGCACGCGTGCCACGTCGAGACCGCGGCGTTCGAGGTCGGCTACGAGAGCCCCTCCCAGTTCAACCGGGAATACGCCCGGCTCTTCGGCGCCCCGCCGAAACGGGATGTGGTCCGCTCGCGAGCCACGTTCGCCGGGGACCCGGCAGAACGAAAAAAAGACGGCGCGAGTGCCGCTCGCGCCGTCATGGGTCACCTGTCGAGGGAGGGGCTTCGATAACCCGACGTGCCTTGGGCCGGGGAGACACCGGGCACGGAGAGAAGTGTGACGGCCGTCGATGACAGCGCCATGACGTGCCGGAAAACACCATGTGACGGATGGGGTGCGGCGCGACTTATGCACATTGGCCCCGATGTCCACTTGCCCGTCACAGCTGCGACCCGAACGCAAGTCGATTTATCAAATTACTGATAAATAACGATTTTTCTTGTTACGCATCGATGTCAACAGGGCATGGAAGCGGCCATGCACTTCGGCGGCGGTTATTGCCCACAGAGTTATCCACAGGGCCGTGGACAGCGGGAAACCTCCTCGGCGGGAGGTCTCGCAGGCCCTTTCTGATAGGATTGCCGGTTCCCATGTCCGCGTTGCGACTCCCGTGAAACAAGCGCTCAACCAACTCGTCCTGCAGGCCATCGGCGCGCTGCGGGAGTCCGGCAAGCTGCCGTCCGATTTCGTCGCCCCGTCGTTCGTCATCGAGCGTACGCGCAGCCGCGAGCACGGCGATTTCGCGACCAACGCGGCCATGATGATGGCCAAGGCCGCCGGCCGTAAACCCCGGGACATCGCCACCGACCTCGTGGAGGCGCTACCCGCCTCCCCCACGGTGGGCAAGGTGGAGGTCGCCGGCCCGGGCTTCATCAACTTCTTCCTCGCGCCGGCCGCCTACCACGCCGAGATCGCGAAGACGCTGGCCGAGGGCGATCGCTATGGCCGCAACCGCGACGGCGCCGGCCGCGTGGCGGGCGTGGAATTCGTCTCGGCCAACCCCACCGGTCCGCTGCACGTCGGGCACGGCCGCGCGGCCGCCATCGGCGACAGCATCAGCCGCCTGCTCGACGCGACCGGCTGGAAGGTCACGCGGGAGTTCTACTACAACGACGCCGGCGTGCAGATCGCCAATCTCGCGCTGTCCACGCAGTTGCGCGCGCAGGGCGTCGGCCCCGACGACGCGCGCTGGCCGGAGTCGGGCTACCGGGGCGACTACATCGTGGACGTGGCCCAGGCCTTCCTGGCGAAGGCCTCGGTCGAAGCCGACGGCGAGACCGTCACGGCCACCGGTGACGTCGACAACCTCGACGACGTGCGTCGCTTCGCCGTCGCCAGCCTGCGCCACGAACAGGACCTCGACCTGAAGGCGTTCGGCGTCGGCTTCGACGTGTATTACCTCGAATCGTCGCTGTACACCGAAGGCAAGGTCGACGAGACGGTGCGCGAGCTGGTAGCGCACGGCCACACCTACGAGGAAGGCGGCGCGCTCTGGCTGCGTTCCACCGATTTCGGTGACGACAAGGACCGCGTGATGCGCAAGTCCGACGGCACCTACACCTATTTCCTGCCCGACGTCGCCTATCACCGTACCAAGTGGCAGCGCGGCTACGAGCGCGCCATCACCGAGCTGGGTTCCGACCACCACGGCTCGCTGGCCCGCGTGAAGGCCGGACTGCAGGCGCTGGACGCCGGCATCCCGAAGAACTGGCCCGAATACGTGCTGCACCAGATGGTGACGGTGATGAAGGGCGGCGAGGAGGTGAAGATCTCCAAGCGTGCCGGTTCGTACGTGACCTTGCGCGATCTCATCGACGAAGTGGGCCGCGACGCCACGCGCTACTTCCTCATCGCGCGCAAGGCCGACTCGCAACTGGTGTTCGACATCGACCTGGCCCGCTCGCAGAGCAACGACAACCCGGTCTATTACATCCAGTACGCCCACGCCCGCGCCAGCCGCGTGTTCCGCGAACTGGCCGATCGCGGCCTCGCGACCCAGCGCGCCAACGGCCTGGCGAAGCTCGACCTGCTCGCCACCGAGCACGAACAGACGCTGATGTTCGAGTTGTCCCGTTACCCCGAAGTGGTCGAGGCGGCCGCGGCCAATCTGGAACCGCACCTGATCGCGCAATACCTGCGCGAGCTCGCTGGCGCGCTGCACAGTTACTATCACGAGCACAAGTGGATCGTCGACGACGCCGATCTGCGTGACGCGCGCCTCGCGATGGTGGCCGCCACGCAGCAGGTGCTTCGCAACGGTCTTGATCTGCTGGGCATTTCCGCCCCGGAGAGCATGTAAATGGCAACACGCAAGAAGGGCAAGGGCCGTCAGGCGGTCCGCAACGGTTCCGGCGGCATGCCGGGCTGGGGCTGGGCGCTGATCGGCATCCTGGCCGGTGCCGTGCTGATGGCTTTCGCCATGCACGGCAGCCTCATCCCCATGAAGAAGGACGGTCCCGAGCCGAATCCCCAGGCCACGGCGCAGAAGGGAAGCGATCCGGGCGTGGCCGACCAGGCCGAGCCGGAGAAGCCCAAGAAGCCGTCGTACGACTTCTATTCGGTGCTGTCCGAGAAGGAAGTGCGCATTCCGGATGCGGAGATCCACGCCCAGGCCAGCGCCGAGGCGCAGCAGAAACAGCAGGCGGCGCAGGCCGCCCAGCAGCAGGCCGCCGCTCAACAGGCTGCCGTCGCACAGCAACCGGCGGTGTCCCCCGCCGTGAATCCGAACCTGCCCAAGGCCTCGACCCAGACCGTGACGGCCACGCCCTCGCAGCCGGCACATCCCGCCGCGCAGAGCGGATCGGGTTACCTGCTCCAGGTGGGTGCATTTCCGAGCGCGTCCGATGCGGAATCGCTGAAGGCCAAGCTCGCGCTGCAGGGTTTCGTGGCGAACGTGCAATCGGTGAAGGTCGGCAACCAGACCTACAATCGCGTGCGCCTCGGGCCGTTCAAATCGGCGACCGACCTGGAAAGCACGAAGCAGCGCTTGCAGTCGGCGGGGATCAGCGCGATCGCCTTGAAGGAAGGCGGCTGAGCGTTCACCGATTCAAAAAAAAGCCCGCTTCGGCGGGCTTTTTTTTGGCCCCTGCAAAAAGCCTCAGCCTTTTCGCTTCAACCGGATCAACGCCGAGATGTCGTCGTCGCCATAGCCCTGCGACATCAGCTCGCCGAAATCCGCCAGCGATTGCTCGATGACGGTGCGGTTCGTTCCCGCCTCAGTGGCGATGCCGCGCACGATGCCCAGGTCCTTGTGCAGCAGCGCCAGCTTGAAGCCCACCGAGAACTCGTTGCGCAGCATCGTGGCGCCACGCTTGTCGAGGAACCAGTTGCCCGCCGCACCGGCGGCGAGCGTCGGGATGAGGCGGTCGGCCTCGAGACCCAATGCCTCGCCAAGCGCGAGGCCTTCGGTCACGGCATGCGCGATACCGGCGACGAGCACCTGGTTGACCGCCTTGGTGGCCTGGCCGCTGCCCACCGGCCCCATGTGGGTGATGCGCGCGCCGTAGGCCTCGAGCACGGGACGCGCGCGCTCCAGCACGGCGGCATCGCCGCCCACCATCACCGATAGCTTGCCGTTCTTCGCGCCTTCGACACCGCCGGACACGGGCGCGTCGAGAAAATGCACGCCCGCGTCGGCCAGCCGCGCCGAGGCTTTCTGCGCCGTGGCGGGCGCCACGGTGGAGTGGTCGATGACGATGCTGTCCTTGCGCAGCGACGGCAACAGCGCCTCGACCACGCCGATGACGTCGGCATCCGCGCTCACGCACAGCACGATCAGGTCGCAGGTGCCGGCGATGCCCGCCATGTCGGGGGCCTGCACGCCGAGTTCGTTCGCCAGTTCGCTGGCCTTGGCTTGCGTGCGGTTGCCCACGGCGGTCAGCAGGCCTCTATCGTGCAGGTGCCGCGCCATCGGGGCACCCATCGCGCCCAGGCCGATGAAGGCTGCCTTGATCGTCATTTACGGGGTCTCCGCCAGGTAGGTGTAACCGGTGAGGCCCTTGTCGAGCGCCTCGGCAAGGACGCGGGCCTCCTCGCCGCCGATGCCCGCCGCGGCGATGCGGTCGGCGTACGACTGGCGCAACACCTTCAGGTCGTAACCCACGTAATCGAGCATGAGGTCGGTGGTGTCGCCGCGACGGATGTGCGCGAACTGGTAACCGTCGGCCGTGGCGCGTACGTTCACCGCGTCGGTGTCGCCGAACAGGTTGTGGATGTCGCCGAGCGTCTCCTGGTAGGCACCCACCATGAAGATGCCCAGGCGGTACGACTCGCCGTGCTTCAAGGGATGCAGCGGCAGGCTCACGTCCACGCCCTCGGCGTCCACGTAATGGTCGATGCGACCGTCGGAATCGCAGGTGAGGTCGGCGATGACGCCGCGCCGGGTCGGCTCCTCGTCGAGCCGCGCGATCGGCACGATGGGAAAGATCTGGTCGATGGCCCAGATGTCGGGCACCGACTCGAACACGGAGAAATTCACGAAGTACTTGTCGACCAGCTTCTCGTCGAGTTCGTCGAGCGCCTGCCGGTGCGCGCGCTCGGCCGGCAGCAGGCGCGGCCGCACCGCATTGGCGATGGCGTAGAAGAGGTCGTCGAGCGCGGCGCGGTCGCGCAGGTCGAGCTGGCCCAGCGCGTAGAGCGTCTGCCCCTCGGCGAAGTGATGCTGCGCCTCGTGGAAAAGCTCCAGCGGCGGACGATGGTCGAGTTCGGCGTGGGTGTCGCGCAGGTGGCGCAGCACCATCGGCTCGCCTTCGCGCTCGGCCGGCACGGCGCCCGGCGGGACTTCTTCCACCTCGGTGACGTTCACCACCATCACGGCGTGGTGGGCGGTCATCGCGCGGCCGGACTCGGTGAAGATCGTCGGCGCGGGCATGCCGTGTTCGGCCACGGCTTCGGCCAGCGGCTGCACGATGCTGGCGGCGTACTGGCCCATGCTGTAGTTGATGGAGTTGTAGCTGCGCGAACGGGTGCCTTCGTAGTCCACGCCGAGGCCACCGCCCACGTCGACCACATCGATGGGGACGCCCAGCCGGTGCAGCTCGACGAAGTAGCGCACGGCCTCGCGCATGCCGGCGGCGATGTCGCGCACGTTGGAAATCTGCGAGCCCATGTGGAAGTGCTGCAGGCGGAGCGTGTGCTTGAGACCGGCGGCGTCGAGCTTTTCCACCAGTTCGAGCACCTGGCCCGGGCTCAGGCCGAACTTGCCCTTGTCGCCACCGGTGTTCTGCCATTTGCCGGCGCCGATGGACGCCAAGCGCACGCGCACGCCGAGCAGCGGCTCGACGCCGAGCACCTTCGCCTCGGCCAGCACGTGGTCGAGCTCGGAGAGTTTCTCCACCACGATGTGCACGCGCAGGCCGAGCTTGAGGCCGATGAGCGCCAGGCGAACGTACTCGCGGTCCTTGTAGCCGTTGCAGACCACCATGCTGCCCGGGCGGGCGTGCGCCAGCACCGCCATCAGTTCCGGCTTGGAGCCGGCCTCGAGGCCGAAGCCCTTCTCGCCCGCGGCCACCAGCTCACCGACGACGCCGCGCTGCTGGTTGACCTTGATCGGATAGATGGCCGTGTAGCCGCCGGCGTAGTCGGCATCGCCGATCGCCTTGGCGAAGGCCTCCTGAAGGCGTGCCAGGCGGTCGGCGAGGATGTCGGGAAAACGCACGAGCAAGGGCAGGCGCAGGCCCTGCCGGGTGGCTTCCTCGACGATGGCGGGCAGGTCGAGGGCCGGGCCCTCGTCGCCACGCGGGCGCATCGTGAGGCGGCCGTTGCCTGCCACGTCGACGTAGCCGTTGCTCCAGTGAGGAATCGCGTAGGTCAGCTTCGCGCGATCGATGGTCCAGTTCGCCATGGGCGGGCGGTCTCCAGGTGATTGTGTCGTGTCCCCTTGAGGGGGCGCGGAACAGTCGCAGCGGCGAACCTTGACTCGAACGGGCCTGGCGGCCGGGAGCCTCGCACGCCGCGGGGCCGACCAGACCGCCTATTGTAGCGGCGGCCGACGACATCCGTGTATCGCCGCCGGCCGGCCGATTGGCCGTTTTTTCACCGGGAGCCGGTACAATGCGGCGGTTAGAGACTCCCTTACCCGAATTCCAGGATCCCGCGTCATGTCGCAGCAGCAGCTCAGCTGGTTCACCGAGGCCCACCAGGCTTCGGGCTCTTCCATCGGTTTCCGCGTCGAGCGCCTGTTGCACGCCGAGAAGACGCCGTTCCAGACCATCGAGATCTACCAGACCACCGACTGGGGCAACCTCATGGTGATCGACGGCTGCGTGATGCTCACCGGCCGCGACAACTTCCTCTACCACGAGATGATGACGCACCCGGCGCTGTTCACCCACGCTCGCGCCAAGCGCGTGGTGATCATCGGCGGCGGCGACTGCGGCACGCTGCGCGAGGTGCTCAAGCACGAGGAAGTCGAGAAGGCCACCCAGGTGGAGATCGACGAGCGGGTCACCCGCCTGGCCGAGCAGTACTTCCCCGAACTGTGCGACGCCAACCACGACCCGCGCGCCGAGCTGCTGTTCATCGACGGCATCAAGTACATGGCCGAGGCCGAGCCGGAGTCGATCGACCTCATCATCGTCGATTCCACCGATCCGGTCGGCCCCGCCGAGGGCCTTTTCAACGCCGCGTTCTACGCCAGCTGCCACAAGGCCCTTCGCCACGGCGGCATCCTGGTGCAGCAGTCGGAATCGCCGCTGGCCCACATCGAGCTGATCAAGGCCATGCGCTCGGCCATGCGCACCTCCGGCTTCAAGGCCGTGCGCACGCTGCCCTTCCCGCAGCCGTGCTACCCCACCGGCTGGTGGAGCTGCACCATGGCGCGCAAGGACGGCGATCTCTCGGGCTTCCGCGAGCGCGGTGCCATCAGCAAGGGTTTCGCCACCAAGTACTACAACGCCGACATCCACAAGGGTGCACTGGCGCAGCCGGAATTCATGCGCGAACAACTGGGCGACTAAAATCCCCGCGACACCATGAAGGCCCCTCCGGGGCCTTCTTTTTGCGGCATGCGCCCGTCGCGGCAATTGCCGTACTATCGCGAGATGAACGCACATTCATCTTCGTCGAACGACACGCCTCGCGGCAGCATCGCCGTGGTCGGCATGGGCATGACCCTCGGCTCCCACCTGACGCCCCTGGCGCGAAGCCACATCGAACAGGCGGACGTCGTCTTCGCCGGGTTGTCGGACGGCGTGGTCGAACTGTGGCTGCACCGCATGCATCCGGACGTACGCAGCCTCCAGCCGTATTACGGTGAAGGCAAGTCGCGCGTCCAGACGTATCGCGAGTGGGTTGCGCTCATGATGACCGAGGTGCGCGCAGGCAAGCGTGTCTGCGGCGTGTTCTACGGCCACCCGGGCATCTTCGCCTGGTCCCCGCACAAGGTCA
This window of the Luteibacter aegosomatis genome carries:
- a CDS encoding NAD(P)-dependent oxidoreductase; amino-acid sequence: MTIKAAFIGLGAMGAPMARHLHDRGLLTAVGNRTQAKASELANELGVQAPDMAGIAGTCDLIVLCVSADADVIGVVEALLPSLRKDSIVIDHSTVAPATAQKASARLADAGVHFLDAPVSGGVEGAKNGKLSVMVGGDAAVLERARPVLEAYGARITHMGPVGSGQATKAVNQVLVAGIAHAVTEGLALGEALGLEADRLIPTLAAGAAGNWFLDKRGATMLRNEFSVGFKLALLHKDLGIVRGIATEAGTNRTVIEQSLADFGELMSQGYGDDDISALIRLKRKG
- the argS gene encoding arginine--tRNA ligase, producing MKQALNQLVLQAIGALRESGKLPSDFVAPSFVIERTRSREHGDFATNAAMMMAKAAGRKPRDIATDLVEALPASPTVGKVEVAGPGFINFFLAPAAYHAEIAKTLAEGDRYGRNRDGAGRVAGVEFVSANPTGPLHVGHGRAAAIGDSISRLLDATGWKVTREFYYNDAGVQIANLALSTQLRAQGVGPDDARWPESGYRGDYIVDVAQAFLAKASVEADGETVTATGDVDNLDDVRRFAVASLRHEQDLDLKAFGVGFDVYYLESSLYTEGKVDETVRELVAHGHTYEEGGALWLRSTDFGDDKDRVMRKSDGTYTYFLPDVAYHRTKWQRGYERAITELGSDHHGSLARVKAGLQALDAGIPKNWPEYVLHQMVTVMKGGEEVKISKRAGSYVTLRDLIDEVGRDATRYFLIARKADSQLVFDIDLARSQSNDNPVYYIQYAHARASRVFRELADRGLATQRANGLAKLDLLATEHEQTLMFELSRYPEVVEAAAANLEPHLIAQYLRELAGALHSYYHEHKWIVDDADLRDARLAMVAATQQVLRNGLDLLGISAPESM
- the speE gene encoding polyamine aminopropyltransferase — translated: MSQQQLSWFTEAHQASGSSIGFRVERLLHAEKTPFQTIEIYQTTDWGNLMVIDGCVMLTGRDNFLYHEMMTHPALFTHARAKRVVIIGGGDCGTLREVLKHEEVEKATQVEIDERVTRLAEQYFPELCDANHDPRAELLFIDGIKYMAEAEPESIDLIIVDSTDPVGPAEGLFNAAFYASCHKALRHGGILVQQSESPLAHIELIKAMRSAMRTSGFKAVRTLPFPQPCYPTGWWSCTMARKDGDLSGFRERGAISKGFATKYYNADIHKGALAQPEFMREQLGD
- the speA gene encoding arginine decarboxylase; this translates as MANWTIDRAKLTYAIPHWSNGYVDVAGNGRLTMRPRGDEGPALDLPAIVEEATRQGLRLPLLVRFPDILADRLARLQEAFAKAIGDADYAGGYTAIYPIKVNQQRGVVGELVAAGEKGFGLEAGSKPELMAVLAHARPGSMVVCNGYKDREYVRLALIGLKLGLRVHIVVEKLSELDHVLAEAKVLGVEPLLGVRVRLASIGAGKWQNTGGDKGKFGLSPGQVLELVEKLDAAGLKHTLRLQHFHMGSQISNVRDIAAGMREAVRYFVELHRLGVPIDVVDVGGGLGVDYEGTRSRSYNSINYSMGQYAASIVQPLAEAVAEHGMPAPTIFTESGRAMTAHHAVMVVNVTEVEEVPPGAVPAEREGEPMVLRHLRDTHAELDHRPPLELFHEAQHHFAEGQTLYALGQLDLRDRAALDDLFYAIANAVRPRLLPAERAHRQALDELDEKLVDKYFVNFSVFESVPDIWAIDQIFPIVPIARLDEEPTRRGVIADLTCDSDGRIDHYVDAEGVDVSLPLHPLKHGESYRLGIFMVGAYQETLGDIHNLFGDTDAVNVRATADGYQFAHIRRGDTTDLMLDYVGYDLKVLRQSYADRIAAAGIGGEEARVLAEALDKGLTGYTYLAETP
- a CDS encoding AraC family transcriptional regulator, with the translated sequence MPESLPDILLRHTKGQPEQGAYATAVDGLTILRSDHPKPPTYRVSRPGLCVVAQGAKWAAFGDDRLEYRAGQALLIGVETPSIGRVVEASPDRPCLVLMIELDVALLRGVAEDMAPPPRASAKPCRGVFVTDFQGALADCVLRLARLLDTPRAIPPLLPGILREMCYWLLAGPHAGDVARIALAGSPTRPVVDAMQHLRERFREPVRIAELAALARMSASAFHRQFKALTSLTPLQYQKRLRLMEARRLMIVHACHVETAAFEVGYESPSQFNREYARLFGAPPKRDVVRSRATFAGDPAERKKDGASAARAVMGHLSREGLR
- a CDS encoding SDR family oxidoreductase, with product MRIAGRTVLITGGGTGIGLALAKRFLAHGSRVVAAGRRVDTLLAAQRSTPGLDVLPGDVSSEAGRIALVEEALARFPGLDVLVNNAGIGQRHPPFLEAQDWASHRAELATNLDAPMHLSMLLLPHFATRPSAAVVNVTSGLAFTPFAALPTYSLTKAALHSLTVSLRLQSRNTVIDVVEIVPPSVRTDFTGGAAGVDLDAFADATFERLAAGETEIGFGTAETRRLASRQELDAYIAELNRADA
- a CDS encoding SPOR domain-containing protein, which produces MATRKKGKGRQAVRNGSGGMPGWGWALIGILAGAVLMAFAMHGSLIPMKKDGPEPNPQATAQKGSDPGVADQAEPEKPKKPSYDFYSVLSEKEVRIPDAEIHAQASAEAQQKQQAAQAAQQQAAAQQAAVAQQPAVSPAVNPNLPKASTQTVTATPSQPAHPAAQSGSGYLLQVGAFPSASDAESLKAKLALQGFVANVQSVKVGNQTYNRVRLGPFKSATDLESTKQRLQSAGISAIALKEGG
- the radC gene encoding RadC family protein; the encoded protein is MKHGLPRPRGVADGVPAEAIGLRTIPQWPEGERPRERLLRHGVGALSDAELIAVLLGNGSVGRDAVATARALLGEAGSLGRLLADPDHMPTVRGVGPAKRARIVAALELARRSLGEGLAELPRVRSPTDSADYLKARLRHLPYEAFACLFLDTRHRILAYEELFRGTIDAANVYPREVVRACLRHHACAVILAHNHPSGIAEPSRADREITRVLVDALGLIDVRVLDHLIIGHDDPVSMAARGLL